Proteins encoded within one genomic window of Actinoplanes octamycinicus:
- a CDS encoding STAS domain-containing protein: MENSIRTTLADDGTVTVTVLGEIDFSNADEVADGIRDAISDWSPPAVHVDLRAASFIDSTGLGALIEGYRAATESNTRYLVVNPSPTFRRVLTVTGLNGFFGLPEDDDLASGLPTHATGA, from the coding sequence ATGGAGAACTCGATCCGGACCACGCTCGCGGATGACGGCACGGTCACGGTCACGGTGCTCGGGGAGATCGACTTCTCCAACGCCGACGAGGTGGCCGACGGCATCCGGGACGCCATCAGTGACTGGTCACCACCGGCCGTCCACGTCGATCTGCGCGCCGCGTCGTTCATCGACTCGACCGGCCTCGGCGCCCTGATCGAGGGTTACCGGGCCGCCACCGAGAGCAACACCCGCTACCTGGTGGTCAACCCCAGCCCGACCTTCCGCCGGGTGCTCACGGTGACCGGGCTCAACGGCTTCTTCGGCCTGCCCGAGGACGACGACCTGGCGAGCGGCCTGCCCACCCACGCGACCGGAGC